One stretch of Nitrospira sp. DNA includes these proteins:
- a CDS encoding glutathione S-transferase family protein — MTTQPQFPNEQTEAGEFKRQEDAFRQWVTEDGRSGYPTATERYHLYVSLACPWAHRTIIVRTLKHLEPVVGMTVVDPIRDEQGWAFRNGEGHSTDPVNGFHFLSEAYRLTDPAYRRRVTVPVLWDTVTKRIVSNSDDDLMRMLNGEFNRFTASRLDLYPEPLRADIDEMNTFLYERVNNGVYRAGFATSQRGYEQAARSLFAALDQLDTRLSQRRYLFGAQFVESDWRLFVTLIRFDAVYHGHFKCNLRRIIDYPNLSGYLKDLYQVPGIADTVNFDHIKRHYYFTHDDINPTRIVPIGPVMDLLGPHGRDALS, encoded by the coding sequence ATGACCACACAGCCCCAGTTTCCCAACGAACAAACCGAGGCAGGCGAATTCAAGCGCCAGGAAGACGCATTCCGTCAATGGGTGACCGAGGACGGACGATCGGGATACCCGACCGCAACCGAGCGATATCATCTCTATGTGTCGCTTGCCTGTCCCTGGGCGCACCGCACGATCATCGTCCGCACACTCAAACACCTGGAACCGGTCGTCGGCATGACCGTGGTGGATCCCATTCGAGACGAGCAGGGCTGGGCCTTTCGCAACGGAGAAGGTCACTCGACCGATCCGGTCAATGGTTTTCACTTCCTGAGTGAGGCCTACCGCCTGACCGACCCCGCCTATCGGAGGCGCGTCACCGTTCCGGTCCTGTGGGACACCGTCACGAAACGGATCGTGAGCAATTCCGATGACGACCTCATGCGGATGCTCAATGGGGAGTTCAACCGCTTCACCGCGAGCAGGCTGGATCTCTATCCTGAACCACTCCGCGCGGACATCGACGAGATGAACACGTTTCTGTATGAGCGGGTGAACAACGGAGTGTACCGGGCGGGATTCGCAACCTCCCAACGCGGCTATGAACAAGCGGCTCGATCACTCTTCGCGGCGTTGGATCAACTGGACACCAGACTCAGCCAACGGCGCTATCTCTTCGGCGCGCAATTCGTCGAATCCGATTGGCGACTCTTTGTCACCCTCATCCGGTTTGACGCCGTCTATCATGGACATTTCAAATGCAACCTCCGGCGCATCATCGACTACCCGAATTTGTCCGGTTACCTCAAAGACCTCTATCAGGTGCCCGGCATTGCGGACACGGTAAATTTCGATCACATCAAGCGGCATTACTACTTCACGCATGATGACATCAATCCGACCCGTATTGTCCCCATCGGTCCCGTGATGGATCTGCTGGGCCCGCATGGACGAGACGCGCTCTCCTGA
- a CDS encoding FKBP-type peptidyl-prolyl cis-trans isomerase gives MRHVTGTVSAAVLLMSSLSWAAAPEPANDEQKTLYAIGVAISQSLTPFTLNESELEFVKSGLADGVLKRSQKVDLNVYGPKIQQMQQVRANAVADVEKKAGATFLTKAAAEPGAHKTESGAIITTIKEGKGATPKATDTVKVHYHGTLIDGTVFDSSVKRGEPATFPLNQVIKCWTEAVQLIKVGGKSKLVCPSGIAYGDRGSPPTIKPGATLVFEVELLDIVKQ, from the coding sequence ATGCGCCATGTGACCGGTACCGTGTCCGCAGCCGTGCTCCTCATGTCCTCACTCAGTTGGGCCGCCGCCCCCGAGCCGGCGAATGACGAACAGAAAACGTTATATGCTATCGGTGTCGCCATCAGCCAATCCCTCACGCCGTTCACGTTAAACGAATCCGAACTCGAGTTCGTCAAGTCCGGTCTGGCCGACGGCGTCTTGAAGCGATCACAAAAGGTCGACCTCAACGTGTACGGGCCGAAGATTCAGCAGATGCAGCAGGTGCGCGCCAATGCGGTGGCCGATGTCGAAAAGAAAGCCGGCGCGACGTTCCTGACCAAAGCTGCGGCGGAACCGGGCGCCCACAAGACGGAATCGGGCGCCATCATCACGACCATCAAAGAAGGCAAGGGAGCGACCCCGAAAGCCACGGATACGGTCAAGGTGCACTACCATGGCACTCTGATCGATGGCACCGTCTTTGATAGCTCCGTCAAGCGCGGCGAACCGGCCACCTTTCCCTTGAACCAGGTCATCAAGTGCTGGACCGAGGCCGTACAGCTGATTAAGGTCGGCGGCAAGAGCAAGTTGGTCTGTCCGTCAGGCATCGCCTACGGCGACCGTGGATCACCCCCGACCATCAAGCCCGGAGCCACCTTGGTCTTCGAAGTAGAACTGCTTGATATCGTTAAACAATAA
- a CDS encoding response regulator: MLTHIQLPPLPQLLLVDDSPVNLDLLNHHLRERDYTCVTASSGVRAWELLEQEPERFSAVVLDRMMPEMDGMEVLLKMKQHQVLNQIPVIMQTAAGTPQQILEGLQAGAYYYLVKPYDKATLLAIVDAAVRDHSNYLEIRQDLRRTTGTMELLESATFTFRSPDEAKNLATLLAHAYPDPNRVVTGILELTLNAIEHGNLEIGYEQKTQLIEEDKLDEEIARRLKNPLFASRVVTAHFARHATKLSLQITDQGKGFDWKKYMDFDPERAFDTHGRGIAMANKLSFDQIEYRGNGNRVITVLDLNPAPQVLVA; the protein is encoded by the coding sequence ATGCTGACGCACATACAGCTTCCCCCGTTACCGCAATTACTTCTGGTCGATGATTCGCCCGTCAATCTCGACCTCCTCAACCACCATCTCCGCGAGCGAGACTATACCTGCGTCACGGCATCAAGTGGCGTTCGCGCGTGGGAACTCCTGGAGCAAGAGCCGGAGCGATTTTCTGCGGTAGTGCTCGACCGCATGATGCCCGAGATGGACGGGATGGAAGTCCTCTTGAAAATGAAGCAGCATCAAGTGCTGAACCAGATTCCAGTGATCATGCAGACAGCAGCCGGTACCCCACAGCAAATACTCGAGGGCCTGCAAGCCGGCGCCTACTACTACCTGGTGAAACCCTACGATAAAGCGACGCTGCTAGCGATCGTCGACGCGGCCGTCCGTGATCACAGCAACTACTTGGAGATACGACAGGACCTCCGCCGCACCACCGGCACCATGGAGCTCCTGGAGTCAGCCACGTTCACGTTCAGATCGCCGGACGAAGCCAAGAACCTGGCCACGCTGCTGGCCCATGCCTATCCGGACCCGAACCGCGTGGTCACCGGTATCCTGGAGCTCACGTTGAACGCCATCGAGCATGGCAACTTGGAAATCGGGTACGAACAGAAAACGCAACTGATCGAGGAAGACAAACTCGATGAAGAAATCGCCCGCCGCTTGAAAAATCCCTTGTTCGCCTCCCGGGTAGTCACCGCGCACTTTGCCCGTCACGCCACCAAACTGTCCCTGCAAATCACCGATCAGGGCAAAGGATTTGACTGGAAAAAGTATATGGACTTCGACCCTGAACGAGCATTCGATACCCACGGCCGGGGCATCGCCATGGCCAACAAACTCAGCTTCGACCAGATCGAGTATCGCGGCAACGGCAACCGGGTCATCACGGTGCTGGATCTCAATCCCGCCCCTCAGGTGTTAGTCGCGTAA
- a CDS encoding DUF4832 domain-containing protein has translation MQRAGWKQALLIMMGLGLAACVSPLGGGPDRTVASSTGSLVTVHPHEINDVLYNPGMGFADFHFGFGHPPQAEEYPHTTVAYFRWPWAELEPAEGQYNFALVDRVIEQAKAKGETLAIRIVSEYKTGTPKWVLDKGVGSVKESDGIFPDYNNPIFLDYHERLIRAFGERYGRSLDIDHVDIGSVGCWGEWNTACCEGVETQCKAYFPTDANQLAITDWYFKYFAGTPLVMLHGGQLQYATARGAGWRGDCFGDYGYFSPDWNHMEQAYAPVLESPVVADAWKHGPVQMEVCGYIHEWYERGFDLDRILSKGLEWHVSVLNAKSKPVPAAWRPRINEFLKRIGYRLVPAELTHPAEARAGESMVLQSRWENKGVAPVYHAWPLAYRLRSGSGQVVAQWTSSADLRQWLPGAHQTMDTVVVPRTVSPGTYRVDLAVLAEDGRSAHVDLAIEGKRTDRWYEVSTLTIR, from the coding sequence ATGCAGAGAGCGGGATGGAAACAGGCGCTACTGATCATGATGGGGCTGGGCTTGGCTGCGTGCGTGTCGCCCCTGGGTGGCGGGCCAGACCGGACGGTAGCCTCCTCTACAGGATCTCTTGTGACGGTGCATCCTCACGAAATCAATGACGTGTTGTACAACCCCGGGATGGGGTTTGCAGATTTCCACTTTGGCTTCGGTCATCCGCCGCAGGCCGAGGAGTATCCGCATACGACGGTGGCCTATTTTCGGTGGCCATGGGCGGAACTCGAACCGGCGGAAGGGCAGTACAACTTTGCCTTAGTCGACCGGGTGATCGAACAGGCGAAGGCCAAGGGGGAGACGCTCGCCATTCGCATCGTCTCCGAGTACAAGACCGGCACGCCGAAGTGGGTGCTCGACAAGGGTGTCGGCAGCGTGAAAGAGTCGGATGGCATTTTTCCTGACTACAATAATCCCATTTTTCTCGATTACCACGAACGACTCATTCGCGCGTTCGGCGAACGCTATGGGCGCTCGCTCGACATTGATCACGTAGATATCGGATCAGTGGGCTGTTGGGGGGAGTGGAACACAGCTTGCTGTGAAGGCGTGGAAACGCAATGCAAGGCCTATTTCCCCACTGACGCTAACCAGCTCGCCATTACCGATTGGTACTTTAAGTATTTTGCGGGAACTCCGCTGGTGATGTTGCATGGCGGACAGCTGCAGTATGCGACTGCGCGAGGAGCCGGCTGGCGCGGCGATTGTTTCGGCGACTATGGCTATTTTTCCCCCGACTGGAATCACATGGAGCAGGCCTACGCGCCGGTGTTGGAGTCGCCGGTGGTGGCCGATGCGTGGAAGCATGGACCGGTTCAAATGGAAGTGTGCGGCTACATCCACGAATGGTATGAGCGAGGTTTCGACCTCGATCGGATTCTCAGTAAGGGGTTGGAGTGGCACGTGTCCGTGCTCAATGCCAAATCGAAACCGGTTCCTGCTGCCTGGCGACCGCGCATCAATGAGTTTCTGAAACGAATCGGGTATCGATTGGTGCCGGCGGAACTCACGCATCCCGCCGAAGCCCGTGCCGGTGAGAGTATGGTGCTCCAGTCACGCTGGGAGAACAAGGGCGTGGCACCTGTCTATCATGCGTGGCCGCTCGCCTATCGGTTACGATCCGGCTCGGGGCAGGTCGTGGCGCAGTGGACGAGCTCCGCTGATCTGAGACAGTGGTTACCTGGTGCGCATCAAACCATGGATACTGTCGTGGTCCCGCGTACCGTTTCCCCGGGCACGTATAGGGTGGATCTTGCCGTGCTGGCCGAGGATGGCCGCTCGGCTCATGTGGATCTGGCAATTGAAGGGAAGCGGACGGATCGTTGGTACGAGGTGTCCACTCTCACCATCCGGTAG
- a CDS encoding SDR family oxidoreductase — MPNWFSASSPSDSVVITGASSGIGAACALALDTLGYRVFAGVRNPADGERLQQQAGPRLMPIRLDVTDPASISAASHTVAAMVGDRGLAGLVNNAGIGVAGPIELLPLADWRRQFEVNVFGLIAVTQTFLPLIRTGRGRIINMGSIAGRASMPFMAPYAASKHALEAITDALRLELQPWGIRVALIAPGAIATPIWGKTRKDVDAWDATWSQDLKNMYREGFTRIKEAATAAGEQAQPASTVTAAVAHALRARWPKTRYLVGSDAAIRAYLALLLPDRLNDWIITRIVKLPARR; from the coding sequence ATGCCAAACTGGTTCTCAGCCTCTTCTCCATCGGACTCTGTCGTCATTACCGGCGCCTCATCAGGCATCGGGGCCGCGTGCGCCCTCGCGTTGGACACGCTCGGGTACCGCGTCTTCGCGGGTGTCCGTAACCCGGCCGACGGCGAGCGTCTGCAACAACAGGCCGGCCCTCGCCTCATGCCCATCCGCCTCGACGTCACCGATCCCGCATCGATTTCCGCCGCCAGCCACACGGTTGCGGCAATGGTGGGCGATCGTGGGCTCGCCGGCCTAGTGAACAACGCCGGCATCGGCGTCGCGGGGCCCATCGAACTGTTACCCCTGGCGGACTGGCGAAGGCAATTTGAGGTGAATGTGTTCGGCCTGATCGCCGTCACGCAAACCTTTCTCCCACTGATCCGCACCGGACGAGGACGCATCATCAACATGGGCTCGATCGCCGGACGCGCCTCCATGCCGTTCATGGCTCCCTACGCCGCCTCGAAACATGCGCTTGAAGCCATTACCGATGCGTTGCGCCTCGAACTGCAGCCCTGGGGCATCCGCGTAGCACTCATCGCGCCAGGCGCCATTGCCACGCCCATTTGGGGCAAGACGAGAAAAGACGTCGATGCCTGGGATGCCACCTGGAGTCAGGATCTCAAGAACATGTACCGGGAAGGATTCACCCGCATCAAGGAAGCCGCCACAGCGGCCGGCGAACAAGCTCAGCCGGCCAGCACGGTCACGGCAGCTGTCGCACACGCCCTTCGAGCCAGGTGGCCAAAAACTCGATACCTCGTGGGCTCGGATGCCGCCATTCGGGCCTACCTCGCCCTGTTGCTTCCCGACCGACTCAACGACTGGATCATCACGCGGATCGTCAAACTCCCGGCTCGCCGCTGA